The Haloarcula sp. CBA1127 genomic interval CTGATGCAGACTGACGAAAACACGGGCAAGAAACAGCTTGCGACCTCCATCGTCACTGAGGCGTTCGAAATCGTTCACGAGCGCACCGACGAGAACCCGATTCAGGTACTCGTCAGTGCTGTCGAGAACAGCGCCCCACGAGAGGAGACCGTCCGCCTGAAATACGGTGGCATCTCGGTCCCGAAGGCTGTCGACGTCGCGCCACAGCGCCGTGTCGACCAGGCCCTGAAGTTCATCGCCGAGGGCGTGTACGGTGGCTCGTTCAAGACCACCACGAGTGCTGCCGAGGCGCTCGCACAGCAGCTCATCGGTGCTGCTAACGACGACGTTCAGGCCTACGCGGTCAACCAGAAAGAAGAGAAAGAACGCGTCGCGGCTGCCGCTCGCTAATCCGGCTGTCTCCGACATCTTTATTCTTCCTTGCTCTGCAGTGAAATCTATGCGAAAATCGTGCCGGGACGGCCGGTCTCGCCGCCAGTATCTCGCCGCACTCGCAACTGTCGGGGCGACCGCGCTGGCCGGTTGTCGCGGTGAGTCCGGGACACAGACGGAGCCCCCGGACCCGACGCCAACAACCACAACGGCGGCAGGCCCGACTCGGGCGCTAGACCGCTACGACGTATCCCTTGGCCACGAGCGTCGCCAGTCACCCGACACCGACTGGACGGCCCCGACCACGTCGCCGACGGACACACCGCTCGCCACCGAACCACTCATCGAGGACCTCGAAATTCCGTGGGACCTTTCGTTTGCCGCCGATGGCACGCTGTTTCTCACCGAACGGGTCGGTCGCGTCCTCTCGTTCGTGGACGGCAGCGTCCGAACAGTCACCGAGCCGGCGGAGGTCATCGACGCGGAATCGAGCGATGACGGCTGGTGGGTCACCGGCGGTGAGGGCGGCACGCTCGGCGTCGCCGCACACCCGACGTATCCCGATCCGCCGGTGGTGTACGTCTACTACACCACGATGACCGACGACGAGCGGGTCAACCGGGTCGTGGCCATGGACGTGTCGGCCGAGGACCCGGCCGCCACGGAGTCCGTCCTCGTCGACAACATTCCCGGGAGCAAGATACACAACGGCGGGCGGCTCACGTTCGGCCCCGAGAACTACCTCTGGATCACGACGGGGGACGCGGGCGACGGCGAACTGTCCGCGGACACCGACTC includes:
- a CDS encoding 30S ribosomal protein S7, translating into MSAEDTPEADADEAEEGEPETARAKLFGEWEITDIEYSDPSTERYITVTPIAHTMGRHADKQFKKSEISIVERLINRLMQTDENTGKKQLATSIVTEAFEIVHERTDENPIQVLVSAVENSAPREETVRLKYGGISVPKAVDVAPQRRVDQALKFIAEGVYGGSFKTTTSAAEALAQQLIGAANDDVQAYAVNQKEEKERVAAAAR
- a CDS encoding PQQ-dependent sugar dehydrogenase, which codes for MRKSCRDGRSRRQYLAALATVGATALAGCRGESGTQTEPPDPTPTTTTAAGPTRALDRYDVSLGHERRQSPDTDWTAPTTSPTDTPLATEPLIEDLEIPWDLSFAADGTLFLTERVGRVLSFVDGSVRTVTEPAEVIDAESSDDGWWVTGGEGGTLGVAAHPTYPDPPVVYVYYTTMTDDERVNRVVAMDVSAEDPAATESVLVDNIPGSKIHNGGRLTFGPENYLWITTGDAGDGELSADTDSLGGKVLRVTPAGDPAPGNPDLGGDPRVFTYGHRNPQGLAWLPDGTLVASEHGPTGRDELNRLEAGGYYGWPDTRKHAEYLDADPEVRRPLANTGNTGGWAPAGSLFYTGDAVPSLRNRLLTGGLKGQKLLVTTLTPAGADLPPGADAEVYDADWTDDAYTATTHSLLADELGRIRHVEQGPDGGLFLVTSNRDGRAGDGFPRERDDVLVRVSPAE